One Cucumis melo cultivar AY chromosome 8, USDA_Cmelo_AY_1.0, whole genome shotgun sequence genomic window, GGTGAGTTGGGTTATATATGTAGAGAGGCGGTAGTCCAATGCAATATCCTACTTCACCATAACATATTGCCTCTACTTCAAGCTTCAGGATTTTATAGGGTGGCTAGATTGTGTTTCCTTCAGTTAAATTAGCACTTTATTACTGCACTCATTAGGAGATGGAGACTGGAGACACATACGTTTCATATGTCTACTAGAGTGTGCACTATCACCTCGCAAGAATTTCCAAGACTTAATGATGATGCAAAAAATGAAAGCATCATCAGATATGCAAGAGCATACATTCTACAATTAATGggtgaaattttattttctcataaaTTAGGTCATTGTGCATCTGATGTTCCTACCATTATTAGACGATTTACATGAGGCGAGTCGATACTCATGGCTAAGCAAGCTTAGCATGGTTGTATAGACCAACTATGCAAAGCATCAAAGTGAGATGTTCGTGAAATTGTTGGTCTCTTGATACTTCTTAAAATATGGGCTTGGGAACAATATCCCACAATGGCTCCACAACTTAGGCATACAAACAATCATCTACTACCTGGACGAGCACACTGTTCATgatatacttttttattttaatttaggcCAGAAAGTAGTTTAATACTAGTTTAgtgatataattaatttaaaattaaaatattagtttattaATACAGATGGAGAGACTAATTTTGTGTAACCAGATCAACTACTCATGTAGTTAGTCAGTATAGCTACATGATTGACCTTCTTCAGCATGATCGGGTACGTTAATACTGAAACTTCAATCCTTTTATACATTagtatacatatatttatttacttctAATGTGGTGTTTGATGTTTCAAATTATTTGAGGGCCTTACAAAAATGTAAATGATAATTTATCAAtttttgtagaaatgatcaAGATATATGGcgatgttgggttttatgtcctaaaactcgtagatagtaaatataatccattgactgttattaataaagtgttttattattataatttcaataagtgttattgattatattattagttttgtcttactaacctaaatccaataaactaacatcctaagctatttgatgagtcttgaatagtatgtagagacatacggggatcaatgttcaagatcagcttaaaggatctatagtataaggttaaggttaggtaccttatcctggtaacactattgatatggctcactttgtatttgatacaaatacattgatccaatgcgttcatgtatgcgacatgcgagtgaagatatcctatgcaatgagtttgcataagaccgaaccacgaaatagtaatcattagatgtaactccgttaactagttgagtttctatttcattaggatgacctaggtaacttagtcttaatcctgagtgtattatgaactcctgtttgtgagggattgtcctttgatttgtacggatgagagtggccagattgccgactcaatatgcttatcattttggggacaagactgAGTGGAGAGCTGGAAcctcacacaagatgaaattcactccttcctgactttagggtaagtagataagtgttcccttaaatggtgtctacgatacttgaacaaagggctctaccctctctatggcacgagagagatttctgtttagtggttggatcataaacaggttgttcattagaggagcactggtatttaaggactaaaagtaatctaggggtaaaacagtaatttgacTCAGCTAgtgttacaaacacttgtgaatgactaacttactgataattggtctatattcgtggacatagaaatatatctacagtgagaagagttcagctgtgagtctttagtggagtgtacacacggTTAACGAATaatgattaatgtagttaatgagtttagccaattaatctcatatcgttgtagcttatgatctgtaggtctattacgcccccttcctagctcataaaaggtaatgagatttatttatattggttgtaatttgaaatgttcaaatttactttggaaattaatataatgtatagtgatacattataatataaagtttatattttaattagactttaatatataaatttaattttggatatgattcaaaattaatttatgagagaataaaatatttgaataagttcaattattaatttaatgtgaattagattcatactaaaactataggttaaaatttaatgtgtatatgatacatattaaagttataggttatgagagaaattcatatttgaatatgattcaaatttggattaaattaaatataattaattcatatcaaaattaattaaattaattaattattttaatattaatattaattaaatatttatttattaaattaatagggaacgtgggtggttttcccacgtttccacttttctctcaacttccctcttcttcagttaCTAGTACAATACGCAGAAGCGAATTCTGTGAATTTTTTCGTACCTCCCATTCTCTCcgaattttttttctctctgaaaaatttcctcttccaatttggttcccacaaaccatctcaatccaAAGAATATGAAGGTTTCCAAATGGTGGTGCTTCAAATTGGTGTTTAGTAGATTCAGAGACATCAATGATCATAAGTTCTTCCCagtatttttttcttgaaaacatGTTTAgccataattaatttaaatcttattgatatttttaggttccaattaaaattagGTTAAGGTCTATGTAATTGTTCCGTTGTGCaaagggctttcatcccttcaggCAGACCATTAATCCTCTCATATGTTTTTTCTATTGGTGAGTGACACTATCCTGATAGGGTGTTTAAAATTCGGTTTAAACAAGATATCGCATCAGAATGCAATATTGAGCCACTTCTGTACAATATTGACTTGAGAGCTATGGATTAGTTAGACAAGGTTGCACATTAGGTAGTGTGATGACAATCTCATAAAAGATTTATCACAGAGATCAAACAACAGAATACTTCGTGATGTTGTAGATGATCCACAACAAGTCTTTGATGTGTGTAGTAATAATGACACGTACATGGAGGTGATGTGTTATATCTTTGATATACTTATTGTACCTCCACCAGTTCATAGAGGGCATGTTCAAATGGAAGAAGCTGAACTCGATGAAGTTTAACACATTGTAGAAAAAGTGTCTCATGTGACACAAACACAGACACAAAGCCACATAGGATATGGTAGTCCAATGATGATGATGCTAACATTTTGAGTAGGATATTGTGATTCTAAGGTCGATACAGGATATTATGATTTAGGGGTCGAACCATCTTCTTCGTACATGGATGCCAGTCCATCAACTTCTTACATGCATGGACATGGGGCATGATCGTGGAGAATATGAAGAATATTTGTACTATGAAGCACCTGAAGAGGTATCAGATCCATAAGAGTACCAACAAAAACCAGAGAATTAAAAGGAGTCGGGACAACGGAGTTTAGAGTCGACGACGATAACTAGCTCGAAATCGACAACGTCCGAGTTGTGGAAcacattgattttcttttatcctttaaatgaatgtaatttttttattaaaaaaatattttaatttacctttaattttttcaattactggtcaatataaaaaaaaaggttcaacaataatataattgtaaaatttcataaacttagtGACAAATAAATGAAAGACAAAATACATAATCTataaaagaattgaaatttCAATATGGTTTGATGTAAAAGATTCTCTAATTATTTAAGTctacatattaaaaaaagaagacaatgtctttggtttggAAACAAGTAAGATTGGGGTTTCCAACCGAAGACcttggagaaaaaaaaaggcaaaaccaCTCTAAATCTCTAATTATTTCCAAAACTACAATATTTgtctaattattttaaaaaacaacatTATTCATAAaaactggaaaaaaaaaaaaaaaaaacctttttaaCACTATGATTTTCTTGATTATTTGTTTATTCTCATTGATATTTTACCAAATATTCAAGTCTACATATACACAAAGAAATAACcataaaaggaaagaatatgCAGATTGATTATAAGAATAAGATAAGAATAATATCAAATATAATATCTCTAATTACAGTAATTAGAGATAAACAGCTTAAGAATAATACTTTAATTACAGtaataccctccctcaaactcaaggtgtTAGAGTAGAGACCACTTTGAGTTTGTGAAGTAACTGAGTGAAACAAGGAGAATAAACAGCTTTGGTGAAGATACCTGCTGGTTGGTCAGTGGTGGAGATAGATTGGAGATGGAGAGTGTTGCTCTGAAGATGATGGCGAACAAAATAGCAATCATTCTCAATGTGCTTTATTTGGTCATGAAATACATCACTATGTGCAATCTAAATAGCACTACAGTTATAACAATGAAGAATAGTGGGTGACCTTTGTGGGACCCCATATCAATAAAAAGCCAATGAAGCCATAGTAATTCTAAAGTGGCATCAGCCAAAGCACGATATTTAGACTCTATGCTGAACGGGAAACAATGAATTGTTTCTTATTGTGCCAAAAGATAATAACATCACCTAAATAGAAGTAATAACCAGTGGTGGACCTTCTATCAATAGATCACCCACCCAATAAAGAGAACTGTAGACCATAACCTAAAATACCATTAATATAATGCAATATGAAGGAAAACAGTGAAGTGAATAGTACGAGGAGCAACCATGAATTGACTAACAATGTGAACTACATATGTAATATTTAGGCGGGTCACAGTTAAGTAAATCAGGCTGTCAACAAGTTTCCGATACAAAGTGGAATCGTCAAGAAGAACACCATCAAAAGGAGTGAGTCGCACATTTGGATCCAGAGGTGTTGAGGATGTGATAGAGTCAGTAATACTAGATCGACTAAGGAGGTCAGATGCATATTTTGCTTGAGATAAGTAGTAGTCATTAGACGAGGATAAGATCTCAAGACCAAGAAAATAGTTTAGGGTGCCTAGATCCTTCTTCTCAAAGTGCTTACTCAGGTAACATTGCAAATCAGATATGGTTTGAGGGTTATCCCCTATAATAATCATGTCATCAAacataaaagaagaagaacaatacCACTAAATATCTGGCGAGTAAATAAGGCCGAATCGTGAGAGCTAGAGGTGAACCTAAGTTAGGTAATAGTGAAACTAAACGTCACAAACATAGCTCGAGGAGCCTATTTGAGACCGTAGAGAGCATGAGGAAGAAGACATACTTTCTGAGCTGGCAGAGTAGTACCAGGTGGTGGTTTCATATAGGCTTCTTCATATAGGGTTCCATTGAGGAACACATTTTTAAGATCCATTTGAAGGAGGGGTCATCGTTTTGCAGTTGCGATGGCTAAAAGACTGCGAACAAGTGTCATTCGAGCTACTAGAGCAAACTTTCttcataataatgtcattttcCTGAGAATATAACATTTGGCCACAAGTCGTGCTTTGTATCGTTTAATAGAGCCATCAAGACGcgttttgattttaaaaatccACTTGAAACCTATAggtttctttctaagaggtaaATTAACATAGTCCTAAGTATAAATCTTTTCTAAGGCTTGAAGTTCTTCATCCATTGCTTGTTGCCACAAGGGGTTAGTACTGGCTTCCTTATATGAGGAAGATTCAACCAAATACATCTGAAAAAAAATGGTAATCTTTAAAATGAGGAGGTGTTTCTCTTACCTAGGTGGATTATCGGGCAAGTGTAAATTCAAGTTCCTCGCAAGAGGCAGATGAGAGATTTGGGAGCGTAGAGGTAATATTAGATTGAGTGAGCTCTGATATGGGTAGAGAACAAGTTGTAGTGTCGGGTGGTGAGTCAGAAGTAGGGAATAGGTCGATAGAAGGATCAATGAAGAATGGATGAGGACTAGATACAGATGCATGAAATGAAGAAAGACCAGAAAACATACGATGTTCCCAAAAGTTATATGGCGAGATAGACGTAATCGTTGAGAGATGGGATCCTAACAACGAAACCCTTTATGTTTAGTACCATAACCCAAGAAACAATAGAGACGAGTATGATGTTCAAGTTTGTTATGTTCATGAGGATGTAATAACATAAAACATGCACAACCAATAAGTTTAAGATTAGAGTAAGGGAGAAGTACCGTATAGTCGTTCAAAGGGGGAAACTTTGTGAATAACCCGAGAAGGAAGACATTTGATGACATAAATAGAGGTGAGGGCAGCCTCTCCCCAAAATTTTTCAGGACAGGAAGTGGAGAGAAGTTGAGCAGAAACAGAGTCTAGAATGTGACGATGTTTGCATTTTGCTCTTCCTTTTTATTGGGAGGTGTGTGGACATGAGTGTTGAATCAAAGTGCTTTGTTGGGCAATAAAGGAAAGAAGGTGAGAGTCCTTATATTTCATCGCATTATCGGTTCGAAGAATTTTAATTTTGCTAGAGAATTGTGTGTGAACCATATTTACAAAATCAACGTAGATTTGATATAGTGTAACGCCCCAAGTTTTCAAGGCATATTCTCAAAATATTTACCTTATgttatgaaaattttatttatttttaatgggTGTTATATTTTTGGATTggtaagaaaaaggaaaagaaaatgaaaatggaggatataagatttataataagacaatataatataatatgatataaaaaaatatgatataaattatattattattattattgttattatttcttatttttttaaaaaaaacctaaattcATCTTCTTATTCCTCTTCCCAGCCGACACCTCCCCCTCAACTCTTATCTTCAAtatcttctcttctcttctttgtCTGTCGCTACAGCCGTCGATTTCATATCTTCTCCTTGTGAGTCGTTCGACGAAGGCTAGTCACCACCACCGAGCATCTCCTCGTCCGTCGACTAGTTTTGTCTCTGTTTGTGAAGTTCGACAGCCGCATGGTGGAGCGATTTACGTCGCGTCTACGGTCTTCCTCTATCTTTCGACCATCGTCCATCTCAATCCCTCTCTGTCCTTCGTCCATCGCATCCTTGCAAGTCCCACCCACCGCTTCTGTCTTTATTCGATCCGACCCAAACCATCCCATCTTCCCAACCGAGCCACATTGTTTCTCCCTTGCTCAACATAGTTTGAACTTAGTGTTCTGCCACTTTTGTCTCATTGTAAGTTTCGAGGTAAGGACAAAATTATGAGTTTGGTAGTTGTTTCCTTAGCCATTTTAAGCGTAAAGGTCGGATTAAAATGTTGGATTAATTGGTTGAACTACAATTaaatctttgaaggtgttagcGCTCGAATCCCTATGAATTCCGGCAAGCTTGAATTGGAGTCGTTTTGACCATTTACTTGGATAAACTTGTGAATGTACGTTGATGTGCTTTAGATGAAAGGATTGGTTTATGAGAGTAATTGATTTAATGCTTGAACTCGTCATGTTATGTTAGGTTGGTTCATTGGATCTTAGTATTGGTTAAGGAGCGTAGCTAAATATAAGGTAAGGCCTACTACTACTGCACTAAAAAACGAGATTTAAACATAAtaaatgaaatgaaagaatGTTTTAAAGGCTAAATTAGATTAAAAGTTATGTGTTCATGTAAAAAATGAGTAATGATATGCTCTTGACTGGTTTTGAAGGACACAATTGCTAATTGTAGTTTAATTTACATTGATGGGTCATGTTGTTGACTTATTATTAATGATGAGGAATTGATTGTTATTCGTAACTTGGGTTACCGTTGGTTTGTGTTATCATTGATTAGTGTTATCTGGATGTTCTGTGTAATCCATGCATACTGTTGAGCTGTATTATGCATGGACGATGGATTTTGGAACCGTTACGTGTAGGTTGTGTATTTATTGATGAACGGTGCTACAAGACTGAATATAGACTTTAGGTAAGATTTAGATCACTTGTAGTTCATGTTGTGGAATTGTTAGGTGTAAATTGCATAGTGATTTTTTGTGTTGTTGATTGGATTTAGGTAGCATGACTGTTCGGTGTGATTTGACTGTATGTAGGCTACAGAAAATACTGTTGATTTACTTAGACTGTTTGACCGATTATTCTTAGAGTCAGGACTGTTAATTGAGCTATATTGTGATGTGATTGTTGTAGACTATTGAGACTGAACTTAGGGAATAACTATTACCcttatctatggggtagcgtacTATGTAGGCACAGTGTCCTACAAGATCACCTCAtgttgtgtatccttcgggaccactagactgatatgtggaTCCGACGAGACCACtaaactgatatgtgtatcccaTAGGATCACGAGACTGTTATGTTGCAAGGTACCCCTTATTAGGAAGCTAACCGATGTTTTCCTTAATgggaccagtagtgggtcccttactgggtatatttttatcCTCACCCTTTTGCTTAACGTTTCAGGTAAAGGCATCGTACGAGACAAACCGGCGATGGGCAAGAGGGATGCGTGAAGGTCATACAGGAATGTCAAGTTTTATTGCTTCCGCTAAAtgttgttatttttcttttgaggattttaaatttaagttttgGTTAGAACATTCATTCATTTGTTTCGTTTGAAATTTCGTATACTatgttttgaaacttttgaaatttattgaaaataggGCCCCCGAAGACAATTTTTATTATATCTTGAGTTTTATTGAATCTTGAACAGGGTCTTTATTGAGTTTTTATGATTAGATGTCGTGTCTTAATagtaagtaatgacctcagcttagactgaaaagttgggtcgttacagttggcaTCAGAGcttaagttttaggttctgtagactgacttatgatgtaagtCTATGTTTTTGTGTCTCTATGGCTAGAACGATCATTTGCCGCTCGTCAAGTACACTTTCAtgaattatatgtataactttATATGTATTACCTtgcctaagttaaactgcgaagtGAATTATTGTTTGAGACTAAAGGAGTCACTGATGGTTATTAGGAAAATGTTGTCAAGAAGAGGTGCTTGCAGGGGAGGCCGTGGAGGTCAAGGAAGGGGAGTAAGACGTGTTCAACTCGAAGTGCAGCCTATAGCTCAAGCTACCAATCTTGTTGCACTGGTCACCCATGTGGACCTCGCTGCTATGGAGTAGAGGTTTCGGGACTTAATTATGCAGACGCGGGCACCGCAGCAGCCTGCCTCTCCCTCTCCAGCTCTTGCTCACGCATCAGCCGAACCCTATAGCGTGCCAGACCAGCTCTCAGCAGAGGCTAAACATTTGCGGGATTTCAGAAAATACAATCTTAAGTCATTCGGTAGGTCTTTGGAAGACCCCATcaaggctcagatgtggttgtCTTCTATGGACaccatatttcggtatatgaagtTTCCTGACAATCAGAAGGTGCAATGCACCGTATTTATGTTGACAAACAGAGGCACCGTCTGGTGGGAGACGACAGAGAGGATGTTAGGGGTGATGTGAATCGGATCACCTAGGAGCAGTTCaagagagtttctatgcgaaattcttctctgtcAGCGTAAAGTATGCCAAACAGCAAGAGTTTCTGAACCTGGAGCAAGGTGATATGAtggtggagcagtacgatgtAGAGTTTGGTATGCTGTCTCGTTTTGCCCCTGATGTGATAAGAAATGAGACTGCTAGGACTgaaaagtttgttagaggcctcagactagATATCCAGTGTCTCATTCAAGCCTTCCGACCAACCACCCGCTGATGCATTGCGCCTGAAAGTGGATATCAGTTTACAGTAGAGGGTTAATTTGTCCAAGTTAGCAGGGAAAGGGTCGACCTCAgaacagaagaggaaggctgagcagcatcCTATTACAATTCCACAAAGGAATTCAAGATCAGATGGCGATCTTCGTCGTTttcagcagaaaccttttgaggcagtgCAAGTTGCCAGAGAGAAACCTTTATGTACAAcctgtgggaagcaccatctgggtcATTGTTTGTTTGGGAATAGGACTTGCTTCAAGTGTaagcaagaggggcatacaacTGATAGATGTTCTATTAGGCTTACTGGGATTGCACAGAACCAGGGAGCGGGTGCACCACATTAGGATAATGTCTTTGCTACAAATAAGTCTGAGGCTGAGAAAGCAGGTACTATTGTGCAGGTACGCTTCCACtgttggggcattatgccttaGTTCTGTTTGATTCTGGTTCATCACATTCCTTCTCTTCTGTATTCGTATCACATGCATGCTCAGAAGTAGAACCCCTAGAACATGTTTTATCTGTGTCTACTCCATCTGAGGAAAGTATATTGtcaaaagaaagaatgaaagcatgccagattgagatagtgAGTCACGTAATAGATGTAACGTtgttagttctggatatgcatgattttgatgtgattctaggtatggattggctagctgcTAATCATGCTagtatagattgttcccgtagaGAAGTGCTGTTTAATCCTCCTACAGGGACGAGTTTTAAGTTTAAAGGGGTAAGAACGGTAGCATTACCCAAAGTGATCTCAACTATGAAAGCCAGCAAACTACTCAACGAGGACacttggagtatcttggccagtgtggtggatactagagaggctgATTTTCTTTGTCATCGAAACCTGTGGTGAGGGATTATCTAGATGtttttcctgaagaacttccaggatTACCCCCTCATAGGGAGATTGATTTTGCTATCGAGCTAGAACTTGGTACTGTTCCTATATCTAAAGCTCCTTACAAAATGGCCCTAGCAGAGTTGAAAGAGTTGAAAGTGCAGTTGCAGGAGTTGCTTGACAAAGGCTTCATTCGACTGAATGcgtcaccttggggtgcaccagtcttttttgttaaaaagaaggatgggtcgatgcgcctgtgtat contains:
- the LOC103502459 gene encoding uncharacterized protein LOC103502459 yields the protein MQTRAPQQPASPSPALAHASAEPYSVPDQLSAEAKHLRDFRKYNLKSFGRSLEDPIKAQMWLSSMDTIFRYMKFPDNQKVQCTVFMLTNRGTVCVKYAKQQEFLNLEQGDMMVEQYDVEFGMLSRFAPDVIRNETARTEKFVRGLRLDIQWKGSTSEQKRKAEQHPITIPQRNSRSDGDLRRFQQKPFEAVQVAREKPLCTTCGKHHLGHCLFGNRTCFKCKQEGHTTDRCSIRLTGIAQNQGAGTLPLLGHYALVLFDSGSSHSFSSVFVSHACSEVEPLEHVLSVSTPSEESMDWLAANHASIDCSRREVLFNPPTGTSFKFKGVRTVALPKVISTMKASKLLNEDTWSILASVVDTREADFLCHRNLWEIDFAIELELGTVPISKAPYKMALAELKELKVQLQELLDKGFIRLNASPWGAPVSFLGHVVSKDGVSIDPTKIEVVTSWPRPSTVNEVCSFLGLAGYYQRFVEDFSRIATPLTQLTRKRAPFVWIKACEDSFHNLKQRLVTASIHTVADDLRNQHTLSWGNPLVLLFWKRLHATMGMRLDFSTTFHPQTNGQIERLNQILEDMLRACALEFPGSSDSHLHLMEFSYNNSFQATIGMTPFKALYGKCCRSPICWDEVGEQRLMGPELVQSTNKAILEQIGFVAYRLALPPSLSTVHDVFHVSMLRKYVTDPSHVVDYKLLEMDENLSYAEQPVEILAREVGSLDRYWLRSIAKSKVRATATRLKNEI
- the LOC107992083 gene encoding uncharacterized mitochondrial protein AtMg00810-like, with amino-acid sequence MDLKNVFLNGTLYEEAYMKPPPGTTLPAQKVCLLPHALYGDNPQTISDLQCYLSKHFEKKDLGTLNYFLGLEILSSSNDYYLSQAKYASDLLSRSSITDSITSSTPLDPNVRLTPFDGVLLDDSTLYRKLVDSLIYLTVTRLNITYVVHIVSQFMVAPRTIHFTVFLHIALY